The sequence CAAAGAGCTAGCTGCACCGGATTTAAATCAACAACCTTTATGCATtacatttcctaatattgcagttgattttgaattaaaatgtGGTTTAATTCACTTACTCTCTTCTTTTCGTGGATGTGCAGGTGAAGATCCTCATAAACACTTAAAAGAATTCCATATTGTATGCTCCGGAATGAAACCACATGGTGTGACcgaagagcaaataaatcttagagcttttcccttttctttgaaggataaagcaaaTGATTGGCTCTATTATCTACCTTCCGGTTCAATAACAACATGGAACGAGATGAAAAGATTGTTACTAGACAAGTTTTTCCCTGCAACAAGAGCTGCcaacatcagaaaagaaatttgtggcaTAACACAGTTCACTGGAGAAACGTTGTATGAGTATTGGGAAAGGTTCAAGCAACTGTGTGCTAAATGCCCACATCATCAAATCTCTCCGCAACTCCTAATCCAATATTTCTATGAAGGATTATTGCCAATGGATAGGAGTATGATTGATGCAGCAAGTGGTGGAGCTTTGGTAGATAAGACGCCTGAAGAAGCCAAgcaattaatttcaaatatggCCGAAAATTCTCAGCAATTTGGTACAAGGGCTGATGGAGCTACAAGGCGAGTTAATGAGGTTAgcactaaaaatcttgaaaatcaaatttctgatttaactGCTTTGGTTCGTCAAATGGCTGTAGGGCAATTACAAATGGCAAAAGTCTGTGGAATATGTTCGTTGCAAGGACATCCCACCGATATGTGTCCAACATTGCAACAAGACTCCATGCAAGAAGCTAACGCTCTAGGCGGATTTACTGGTCAATCTCAAAGGAAGTATGACCCCTTTTCTAATCATTACAATCCTGGATGGAGAGATCACCCGAATTTGAGCTATGGGAACCAAGGAGGACAACAAAAGTATCCTTCCCAGAATTTCAATAGACAACCTCAAGCTTCTAATTCAGGTATGTCCTTGGAAGATATTGTTCAAAATCTTGCTAACAATGCTCTTCAATTTCAACAGGAAACAAGGTCAAGCATTCAGAGTTTAGGCAATCAAATTACTCAACTGGCTACGTCGATTAGTAAATTGGAGGctcaaaattttggaaaactACCTTCACAACCAGAGATAAATCCAAAGGAGAATGTTAGtgcaatttttcttagaaGTGGAAAGGATATTTCTTCAGGGTCGATTCCACTTAAGAAAAGTGAACCGagcaaggaaaaggaagaagaagaagcttccTCTAAAGCATCACGTGGGGTGAAATTCGATCCTCCTCTATCTCTTTCATCTCACACTCCATTACCTCCTTTTCCTAGCAGATTAGCTAagccaaaagaagatgagcaagaaaaggagatcctggatacatttaggaaggtggagataaatatcccattattggatgctatcaagaaaattcctaaatatgcaaagttcttgaaggaattattcacaaacaaaagaaggatgaaggaaaaggagaaagtggTGGTAAGTAAGAATGTGTCGGCCatcttgcaaaagaatatgcCCGAAAAATGCAAGGATCCAGGTATGTTTTCATTACCTTGTGTTATTGGTAATACAAAAATTGAGCgtgccatgttagatttaggagcttccattaatgtcatgccattttctATCTATCAAGAATTGAAACTAAATAACTTGCAAAAGACTGgtgtaatgattcaattagctgatcaCTCTTATATTCATCCCCTTGGAgttgttgaagatgttttgGTGCAGGTTAATGGGCTCATATTTCCTGTCGACTTTTACATTTTGGAAATGGATGGTAATTCCTCATTAAAATCAGCTTCGATTTTATTAGGACGACCATTCATGAAAACTGCTAAGACAAAGATTAATGTAGATGAGGGTACTCTCTCCGTAGAGTTTGATGGagagattgttaaatttaatattttcgatGCAATGAAATATCCTAATAATTTACATTCTCTTTGCCATATTGATGTAATTAATCCAATTGTGCAGGAagtatttgcaaaagaaaatattagtaatgagcaagaattagatgcacaatctaatttagaagtggaaattaaaagcttggattcggataaaattttcaaactgaATGGTCATAGATTAAAGATCTTCCATGAGGGTGAAATTGCTTTATGTTCCATTAGTTTTCCTTTGGATCACTTCACTTATTTGGATGactcaaatattttatcattccGTCGAGCATAACGATGTTAAACAATTGCGCTATTGGGAGGCAACCCAAATacttgctttatttttattatttttattattatttttctttcacttagtttattttgtttttagtttttaatttctttttaaaaaaaaaattattacagaagctcgcttcttacaaggcgtgaccacgccttgttcCAAGCTgtcttctgttttgttttgcaaaactgcacaaaaaaaaattcaaaaaattacagaagctcgcttcttacaaggcgtgaccacgccttgttcCAAGTTGTCTTCTGTTTTGTCTTGACAAACTGCACCAAAAAATTACAGAAGCTCGCTTTttacaaggcgtgaccacgccttgttcCAAGCTgtcttctattttgttttgaaaaactgcaccaaaaaattacagaagctcacttcttataaggcgtgaccacgccttactttaaaccacttttttttttgttctttttgttttttattattattttgtttttgttttattattatttgtattatttttatttaatttatttaattttttattatttaatttaatttaatttaatttatttttaatttttaatttttattatttatttttgtgcttaaaaaaaaagagaacgTTTTATTTTGCCATAGCCACCaacgttttattttcttttgcagcaGCCATCACCAAAACTTTCTATTTTTACTAGGCGGTTCTACTTCCTTTCCCACCATCACCACTCACTATTCAGTATGAATTGCTCGCAAATCAGGGgagtttcatatttcttttcatttcttttgtgagccattttctttttgatacattGAGGACAATATATAGTTTAGGTGTGGGGgaggaatatgataattacatgatttccttttctttttcaaaatatttttttttatgcttataattaggtatgctttaattcatatgttctaattcttcttttgcaaccttgagttttattttgataacctGGAATACCATGTAAGTTAGAAATACATTTTTGGTTTGAATTTCAATGCATGAAAGGGGATAAGCATGATTAGTATTTCTTTAAAACTATCCGAAGGTAtctcattagtttattgattgaaaaatgcacaagactTGATACAAATGTAAACATTCAAGTGAGCTTTTGAGCCAAAGAGCAGTTCAATATGTTTTgctctaattatttttgatattgagtGTTATCAAACTAGTATGATTATTCTATAACTTGCTTCTGAATTCATATTGAGACCACATTTTTTGGATTGatgctttaatatgataaggCCAACTAGGATTAACCTATTCTTAGACTCTTAAAATACCTACCGTGTTGATTTCCTTTTTAGTTAGCCACCTTGAgcctattttccattttctttgttatttttaacacatgttGTTTAACCCAAGACCTTTCGTTTGCTACCTCTATTTTTCTACCCTTGTCAAGGCAAAAAGGGAAGTGTTGCATGGTACAAATGaaataacaacaacaacaacaaaaaaaaagagaaagaaaagaaaaaaatggggAAAGGaagttgatatttattcctttcatgaaagaggataattggagaagtattcatcaaatatattgaattgaattattacatGTTATTTCTCCAAGATTTTTAGTGCTAATATAAAATGTGGGAATAAATCTCAAAGTTTTTGTAATATGTTTCGTGGATGTGGCATAAGTTACCATGCAAGAATCTAATCTTTTTGTCTTAATTATGAAACATCTCAGCTCTTCCTTTATCACACCCTTTTctaagccccattacaacctttgtaaagtccctttgatttttgcatataattcatgtgtagtggtggagacttgattcattagcaagcttatggtaataacatgatttgttttgattccgagagtaaatgcaccctaaacactttgagagtATTGAGTGAAACTATGTAAGGGTGTTAAGTCTCgttgctttgattttgatgaattattgagatgcttgttctttttataaaatttatactatGAATGCTAATCTCTtgattgtcattattattcaGCTCATTaatgtatgtttaatttatttagaatttgagGAGATTGAAAGAGATGAAAGGAAGGTTAAAAGGAGAATTGGTATGTTGAATTGAGgtatgcttgaggacaagcataaATTAAATGTGGGGGAATTTGATAAGTcacaaatagttatatttgTCGTGTTGAGTTTCCTTGCaatttggttgaataatgtacttaattatggaaattatatttattctgacttaggtgatgcaatatcaaggatggagcaaaatccagcctaaagacatgttttaagtcatcatttatcagaaaccaagtcttttggaggaagtgCAGAAATCTGCACAGAAGATCACTGtcgacaaggcgtgaccacgccttacagcCCATAAGCTCCGCAAAAATCTGTGCAGAAAACTACTGTCagcaaggcgtgaccacgccttgcaCCCTACGAGCTGCTAAAAGATGCTAAGGAGAGCTTCGAAATTTTCAGAGTTTTCATTGTGGTGGACCTATCCCTAGTTAATCTCCtcctatttttggaagtgttggattaatagaactttcttccatgtatttagggttttaatttatttagatcacttttaatcttatcctttcttgtaaggataagattaaataggaagcttatttctttttgataaggattctattagggtttagggttttacttcctatat comes from Ricinus communis isolate WT05 ecotype wild-type chromosome 5, ASM1957865v1, whole genome shotgun sequence and encodes:
- the LOC125369996 gene encoding uncharacterized protein LOC125369996, translated to MTRSSQDIDLQFNLEIEKTARQLRKETKQRKNCLIEEIDIAIGDVSIFQEVTENMANRTLKELAAPDLNQQPLCITFPNIAVDFELKCGLIHLLSSFRGCAGEDPHKHLKEFHIVCSGMKPHGVTEEQINLRAFPFSLKDKANDWLYYLPSGSITTWNEMKRLLLDKFFPATRAANIRKEICGITQFTGETLYEYWERFKQLCAKCPHHQISPQLLIQYFYEGLLPMDRSMIDAASGGALVDKTPEEAKQLISNMAENSQQFGTRADGATRRVNEVSTKNLENQISDLTALVRQMAVGQLQMAKVCGICSLQGHPTDMCPTLQQDSMQEANALGGFTGQSQRKYDPFSNHYNPGWRDHPNLSYGNQGGQQKYPSQNFNRQPQASNSGMSLEDIVQNLANNALQFQQETRSSIQSLGNQITQLATSISKLEAQNFGKLPSQPEINPKENVSAIFLRSGKDISSGSIPLKKSEPSKEKEEEEASSKASRGVKFDPPLSLSSHTPLPPFPSRLAKPKEDEQEKEILDTFRKVEINIPLLDAIKKIPKYAKFLKELFTNKRRMKEKEKVVVSKNVSAILQKNMPEKCKDPGMFSLPCVIGNTKIERAMLDLGASINVMPFSIYQELKLNNLQKTGVMIQLADHSYIHPLGVVEDVLVQVNGLIFPVDFYILEMDGNSSLKSASILLGRPFMKTAKTKINVDEGTLSVEFDGEIVKFNIFDAMKYPNNLHSLCHIDVINPIVQEVFAKENIKATGSRPKSFSSRKAHTPLPAGEKRERRAALVFLASRNPFPASDRRRDIGGGSVGGNFFSLLR